The following proteins are co-located in the Rhodococcus opacus B4 genome:
- a CDS encoding acetyl-CoA C-acetyltransferase produces the protein MTSSVIVAGARTPMGRLLGSLKDVSGSDLGGVAIRGALEKAGVAPEQVEYVIMGQVLTAGAGQIPARQAAVAAGIGMDVPALTINKVCLSGIDAIALADQLIRAGEFDVVVAGGQESMSRAPHLLEKSREGFKYGDVTMRDHMAFDGLYDIFTDQAMGSLTEAKNAEDGQRISREEQDAFAAASHQKAARAWKDGVFDDEVVPVPVPQRKGDPVLVGSDEGVRGDTTVESLARLRPAFSKDGTVTAGSASQISDGAAAVVVMSKAKAQELGLSWIAEIGAHGVVAGPDSTLQSQPARAIAKACAKEGIDPKDLDLIEINEAFAAVGIASTRELGLDPEIVNVNGGAIAMGHPLGMSGARIALHLALELRRRGGGVGAAALCGGGGQGDALIVRVPRS, from the coding sequence GTGACCAGTTCTGTGATCGTCGCCGGAGCCCGGACCCCGATGGGCCGGTTGCTGGGTTCGTTGAAGGACGTGTCGGGTTCCGATCTGGGCGGGGTGGCGATTCGCGGCGCGCTGGAGAAGGCGGGCGTCGCCCCCGAACAGGTCGAATACGTGATCATGGGCCAGGTGCTCACGGCCGGGGCCGGTCAGATCCCGGCGCGGCAGGCCGCCGTGGCCGCCGGTATCGGGATGGACGTGCCCGCGCTGACGATCAACAAGGTGTGTCTGTCGGGGATCGACGCGATCGCGTTGGCGGATCAGCTGATCCGGGCCGGCGAGTTCGACGTCGTCGTCGCCGGGGGCCAGGAGTCGATGTCCCGTGCACCGCACCTGCTGGAGAAGTCGCGGGAGGGGTTCAAGTACGGCGACGTCACGATGCGCGACCACATGGCCTTCGACGGGTTGTACGACATCTTCACCGATCAGGCGATGGGCAGCCTGACGGAGGCGAAGAACGCGGAGGACGGGCAGCGGATCAGCAGGGAGGAACAGGACGCGTTCGCGGCGGCGTCGCATCAGAAGGCGGCGCGCGCCTGGAAGGACGGGGTCTTCGACGACGAGGTGGTGCCGGTTCCGGTGCCGCAGCGCAAGGGTGATCCCGTGCTGGTCGGCTCCGACGAGGGTGTGCGGGGCGACACGACAGTCGAGTCCCTGGCGAGGTTGCGACCGGCGTTCAGCAAGGACGGCACCGTCACCGCCGGGTCGGCGTCACAGATCTCGGACGGCGCGGCCGCCGTCGTGGTGATGAGCAAGGCGAAGGCCCAGGAGCTGGGGCTGTCCTGGATTGCGGAGATCGGGGCGCACGGCGTGGTTGCCGGCCCGGATTCGACGTTGCAGTCGCAGCCGGCGCGGGCCATTGCGAAGGCGTGCGCCAAGGAAGGAATCGACCCGAAGGACCTGGACCTGATCGAGATCAACGAGGCGTTCGCGGCGGTCGGGATCGCGTCGACGCGGGAGCTGGGCCTGGATCCGGAGATCGTGAACGTCAACGGCGGCGCGATCGCGATGGGGCATCCGCTGGGAATGTCGGGTGCCCGGATCGCACTGCATCTGGCTCTCGAGTTGCGTCGTCGTGGCGGCGGTGTCGGCGCGGCGGCATTGTGCGGTGGTGGAGGTCAGGGCGACGCCCTGATCGTTCGCGTCCCCAGGTCTTGA
- the mce gene encoding methylmalonyl-CoA epimerase: MTQSSPTQSTSPLSSDLVTAIDHVGIAVPDLDAAIAWYSEHLGMVSTHEEVNEEQGVREAMLSVVGAPEGSTALQLLAPLNESSTIAKFIDRSGPGLQQLAYRVTDIDAISAQLRERGVRLLYDAPRRGTADSRINFVHPKDAGGVLVELVEPSATH; encoded by the coding sequence ATGACACAGTCCTCCCCCACCCAGTCCACGTCGCCGCTGTCCTCGGATCTGGTGACCGCCATCGATCACGTCGGGATCGCCGTCCCCGACCTCGACGCCGCCATCGCGTGGTACTCCGAGCACCTCGGCATGGTGTCGACACACGAAGAGGTGAACGAGGAGCAGGGCGTGCGCGAAGCGATGCTGAGCGTCGTCGGCGCTCCCGAGGGCAGCACCGCGCTGCAGCTTCTCGCGCCGTTGAACGAGAGCTCGACCATCGCCAAGTTCATCGATCGCAGCGGTCCCGGTCTCCAGCAGCTGGCCTACCGCGTCACCGACATCGACGCCATTTCCGCCCAGTTGCGCGAGCGTGGCGTCCGGCTGCTGTACGACGCACCCCGCCGCGGAACCGCCGACTCGCGCATCAACTTCGTCCACCCGAAGGACGCGGGCGGAGTTCTCGTCGAGCTGGTCGAGCCCTCGGCGACCCACTAG
- the nucS gene encoding endonuclease NucS, which yields MRLVIARCRVDYVGRLTAHLPTARRLLLIKADGSVSIHADDRAYKPLNWMSPPCWLVEDSVEDAEALWVVTNKAGEELRITIEEIEHDSRHELGVDPGLVKDGVEAHLQELLAEHVETLGNGYTLVRREYMTAIGPVDLLCRNADGASVAVEIKRRGDIDGVEQLTRYLELLNRDPLLAPVSGVFAAQQIKPQAKTLATDRGIRCLVLDYEALRGTESTEFRLF from the coding sequence GTGCGCCTAGTGATTGCCAGATGCCGAGTCGACTACGTAGGCCGTTTGACGGCTCATCTGCCCACCGCTCGCCGCCTGTTGCTGATCAAGGCCGACGGTTCTGTGAGCATCCACGCCGACGACCGCGCCTACAAGCCGCTGAACTGGATGAGCCCGCCCTGCTGGCTCGTCGAGGACTCCGTCGAGGACGCCGAAGCGCTGTGGGTGGTGACCAACAAGGCCGGTGAGGAACTGCGGATCACCATCGAGGAGATCGAGCACGACTCCCGCCACGAACTCGGAGTCGATCCCGGGCTCGTCAAGGACGGCGTCGAGGCGCACCTGCAGGAGCTGCTCGCCGAACACGTGGAAACGCTCGGCAACGGCTACACACTCGTTCGCCGTGAATACATGACGGCCATCGGTCCTGTCGACCTGCTGTGCCGGAACGCCGACGGCGCGTCCGTCGCCGTGGAGATCAAGCGCCGCGGCGACATCGACGGTGTCGAGCAACTCACGCGCTACCTCGAACTGCTCAACCGGGACCCGCTGCTCGCGCCGGTGAGCGGGGTCTTCGCCGCCCAGCAGATCAAGCCGCAGGCCAAAACCCTTGCCACCGACCGCGGAATCCGGTGCCTGGTCCTCGACTACGAAGCGCTGCGCGGCACCGAGAGCACCGAGTTCCGGCTCTTCTGA
- a CDS encoding adenylate/guanylate cyclase domain-containing protein, with translation MTMRSPRRSVAPLGSWLLGSPDESPRRRRIRVQLLLTAPLVFTNLVGAVITCLLISVVVPGPSVWASEFAIANFVAVPVFVLCAVLIGVTWGTKRLVSDLRWATEDDVPTDRDRSAAFRAPWRLTRVQAALWGIGLVFFTTLYGLVDPQTIPKVAFTIAMAGITVCAFCYLLTEFALRPVAARALGSDGPQPRRTLGITGRTALAWILGTGVPVLGLMLIATFSFFRPASPAGLAVSILALGGVILLFGLLLVVISVRATEAPIRSVALGMAKVADGDLDAEVVVYDGTELGALQTGFNRMAEGLRERERIRDLFGRHVGQDVASQALRHNPELGGEERDVAVLFVDIIGSTTIAATRSPGEVVDLLNRFFDVVVDEVDRRGGFVNKFEGDAALAIFGAPMALDDHTGAALSAARVLRARLAEEVPECDAGIGVAAGRAVAGNIGAHERFEYTVIGDPVNEAARLSELAKNVPGHVVASERAIDAASEDEGTRWRCTDTVTLRGRLEPTTLAVPAELLPAGSAADDEGADSVE, from the coding sequence ATGACTATGCGCAGCCCTCGCCGATCCGTCGCCCCGCTGGGGTCGTGGTTGCTGGGATCGCCGGACGAGAGTCCCCGCCGGCGCCGCATCCGTGTCCAGTTGCTCCTGACCGCGCCACTGGTGTTCACCAATCTCGTCGGCGCGGTGATCACCTGCCTCCTCATCAGCGTCGTCGTGCCCGGACCGAGTGTATGGGCGAGCGAGTTCGCGATCGCCAACTTCGTCGCGGTGCCGGTGTTCGTGCTGTGCGCGGTGCTGATCGGAGTGACGTGGGGCACCAAGCGACTGGTGTCGGATCTGCGATGGGCGACGGAGGACGACGTGCCCACCGACCGCGACCGGTCGGCGGCGTTCCGCGCCCCGTGGCGCCTGACTCGGGTCCAGGCCGCGCTGTGGGGCATCGGGTTGGTCTTCTTCACGACGCTGTACGGCCTCGTCGATCCCCAGACCATCCCGAAGGTCGCGTTCACGATCGCGATGGCCGGCATCACGGTCTGCGCGTTCTGTTACCTGCTGACGGAGTTCGCACTCCGTCCCGTCGCAGCCCGCGCACTCGGATCCGACGGACCGCAACCCCGACGCACGCTGGGCATCACCGGCCGCACGGCGCTGGCGTGGATCCTCGGGACGGGTGTTCCCGTGCTGGGCCTGATGCTCATCGCGACCTTCAGTTTCTTCCGCCCGGCGAGCCCGGCCGGCCTCGCGGTGTCGATCCTCGCGCTCGGCGGCGTGATCCTGCTGTTCGGCCTCCTGCTCGTGGTGATCAGTGTGCGCGCCACCGAGGCGCCCATCCGCTCGGTGGCGCTGGGCATGGCGAAGGTGGCCGACGGTGATCTCGATGCCGAGGTCGTCGTGTACGACGGCACCGAACTCGGCGCGCTGCAGACCGGTTTCAACCGGATGGCCGAGGGACTGCGCGAACGTGAGCGGATCCGCGACCTGTTCGGGCGGCACGTCGGGCAGGACGTGGCGTCCCAGGCACTTCGGCACAACCCCGAACTCGGCGGGGAGGAACGCGACGTGGCGGTGCTGTTCGTCGACATCATCGGGTCCACCACGATCGCGGCCACCCGGTCTCCGGGGGAGGTCGTGGATCTGCTCAACCGGTTCTTCGACGTCGTCGTCGACGAGGTCGATCGGCGGGGCGGGTTCGTCAACAAGTTCGAGGGCGACGCCGCGCTGGCCATCTTCGGGGCGCCGATGGCGTTGGACGACCACACCGGCGCTGCCCTGTCCGCTGCCCGGGTCCTCCGCGCACGGCTCGCCGAGGAGGTGCCGGAATGCGATGCGGGGATCGGGGTGGCGGCCGGTCGCGCCGTGGCCGGAAACATCGGCGCCCACGAACGTTTCGAGTACACGGTGATCGGTGATCCGGTCAACGAGGCGGCGCGGTTGTCCGAGCTCGCCAAGAACGTTCCCGGGCACGTCGTCGCGTCCGAGCGGGCGATCGACGCGGCCTCGGAAGACGAAGGCACACGGTGGCGATGCACCGACACCGTCACCCTGCGCGGACGTCTCGAGCCGACCACGCTGGCCGTTCCCGCCGAACTACTTCCCGCCGGTTCCGCCGCCGACGATGAGGGCGCCGACTCCGTCGAGTAG
- a CDS encoding TetR/AcrR family transcriptional regulator, whose product MGRSATPEGDPARTMELLWGGGSTPISRPRNGKPGLTLDRIVEAAVAVADAEGLDAVSMRRLAAELGVGAMSLYTHVPGKTELVEVMLDRALSTLDSGDDTGAGWRERLTAAAHDYFQLLCAHPWMLGVVALSRPVLGPGGMTKYERELRAVEGLGLPDLDMDSVVTLLDSFVAGAARAAVDAAALAARGEADSEWWESVAPHFEKVFDAERFPLAARVGATAGQYHDAAFSPAHAFEFGLARLLDGVGALIVGGGTGGK is encoded by the coding sequence ATGGGTAGAAGCGCGACACCGGAGGGCGACCCCGCCCGCACCATGGAGTTGCTGTGGGGTGGCGGCAGCACGCCGATCTCGCGTCCCCGCAACGGCAAGCCCGGACTGACACTCGACCGGATCGTGGAGGCCGCCGTCGCCGTCGCGGATGCGGAGGGGCTCGACGCCGTCTCGATGCGCCGGCTGGCGGCCGAACTCGGCGTCGGGGCGATGTCGCTGTACACGCACGTTCCCGGGAAGACGGAGCTGGTGGAGGTGATGCTCGATCGCGCGCTGTCCACACTCGACTCGGGCGACGACACCGGCGCCGGGTGGCGGGAGCGTCTCACGGCCGCCGCGCACGACTATTTCCAACTGCTGTGCGCGCACCCGTGGATGCTCGGAGTCGTCGCGCTGAGCCGGCCGGTCCTCGGGCCCGGCGGGATGACCAAGTACGAACGGGAACTGCGCGCGGTAGAGGGGCTGGGACTGCCGGACCTCGACATGGACTCCGTCGTCACGCTCCTCGACAGTTTCGTGGCCGGCGCGGCGCGGGCGGCGGTGGACGCGGCCGCGCTCGCCGCCCGGGGTGAGGCGGACAGCGAGTGGTGGGAGAGCGTCGCGCCGCACTTCGAGAAGGTCTTCGACGCCGAACGGTTCCCGCTCGCCGCCCGGGTCGGGGCCACGGCGGGGCAGTACCACGACGCCGCGTTCTCTCCCGCCCACGCCTTCGAATTCGGCCTCGCCCGGCTACTCGACGGAGTCGGCGCCCTCATCGTCGGCGGCGGAACCGGCGGGAAGTAG